ctctaataggcttcaaaacagggtgggctcgggacgcagagcattgcgtctggagcccacccaggtgtgttgcaacaacgaatgaaattttttttaatgcatgccagtggcgtagcgttcataaagggcgcaggagctccgcccctctctcctggcaccactctatcaccaatagatagattcatgcattgcatgaatctatctatggtcactGCTGacacccctattcaggtgtccggcctaTTTTCGGGcgcagggcacctgaattacagcggcagggggtgtttttttggaagcacctgataaGAGCTGTTGTttacgcccccccccaaaaaattttgagcaccagccgccactgatgcatgccaatatcctgcttgctttgttagcagcagcttggcattgcgtgccattgctgagcctatcatctactaggacccccaggtccttttccatcctagattcccccagaggttccccccccccagtgattagattgctgagcctatcatctactaagaacGAGGAGCATGctaatagaaggagagagcagagtgataaaGAGTTGAGCTCATtagtgtgctgcttttcctttcactgtccaatcacaggaagGCGGAGTGACAAGACCCTAAACGTCAGCTGCTCCTGCCCCTGCCAGatggggctgtgctgtgtggctgagctgtataaatctcagaaCCGGATGGACAAAAATTGAGATctattggcaggtaaaacagctccattATTTGTATTTTATCTGTTTGTTCAACTGTAACTAGGCACCGCATCAATAACAGTGACTCTGTGCTATGGGCCTTGAATACATGTGGTCATTATCCCCCCTAGATTTCCTATCCTGCCCTAATCTCCTGCCATATCCTCCTGCAGTGTGAATACTCCCCCCGACATTGTGCATTGTGAACCCTTCCCCCGGCATTGTGAACACCCCCCCGACATTGTGCTTTGGGACCCCCCCGGCATTGTGAACACCCCCCTGACATTGTGCTTTGGGACCCCCCCGGCATTGTGAACCCCCCCCTAACATTGTGAATTGTGAACCCCCCGGCATTGTGAACACCCCCCTGACATTGACTCCCCCCCAGCATTGTGCATTGTGAACCCCTCCCCCCGACATTGTGCATTGTGAACCCCCCGGCATTGTGCATTATGACTCCCCCCCAGCATTGTGCATTGTGAACCTCTCCCCCCGACATTGTGCATTGTGAACCCCCCAACATTGTGAACCCCCCCTGGCATTGTGCATTGTGAACCCCCCCGGCATTGTGCATCCCCCCCGGCATTGTGCATTGTGAACCCCCCGGCATTGTGCATCGTGAACCCTCCCCCCCACATTGTGCATTGTgaaccccccccaacattgtgcttTGTGTTTGTGAACCCTCCCCCTGACATTGTGCATTTTGAACTCCCCCCGACATTGTGCATTGTGAACTCCTCCCCCAACATTCTGCATTCAGTGAATCCCATCTCCGGCGGAGGAGTCCTATGACTAGGAGGAGTCGGTATAAATGTGGTGGAGGAGAACGGACAGACAATACAATTCCTGGGACTGACCTGCAGCAGCTcgtttcctcctcttctctctatagaCAGTGCAGAGTATTCCTCATCTACGTCCCTTGTGCCTctctgaactctgctctctgttcTATAGGTACAAGCCCTGCCCGCTTATCTGTGTTATGGTGGCCGGGGCCGGGGAGGGTTGTACAGTAATCTATTGATTCCATGGGATAGGAATCCTGCAAGTAAATATATAACCTGAGCCGCGTGTCCTTCATTGATGTATACTGTACATGGATTGTGTACATTCACACCCCCTCCTGTCTGTTGCTCCATGTTATGTGCTGGATATCTCCCAACTTCTGGGGAAAGACGGACACCTTTCAACACAAAGTATGCAGgaaaaggacacccccccccctcaagtCACACACAGCAAGAATACTTACAGCATTTAAAAgctgatttaaaaaatgtaattattatgttttattattaaataattacATTTAGATTAATTAAGCTAATTCATtaatttgttaatttaaaaaaatgataaaggtGAATAAGGAATATACCGCATTCGGGCCTCAAGATGGCGCTGAGTAGAATaggaaataagtatgctcctcagctccatctagtggccataatgttttttttttttttaatgaatatcatTTTAACTGCAGAAACTATGATCTGAGAACATAAAATTTTCCCTATTTGCAGAAAATAACTTTACTTGCAAGGCACATtgcgatttatatatatatatatatatatatatatatatatatatgctttttaaGGTTTGCAATAAAGCGCAACCATTGTGTAATGTAGTGTTGCAAAGTTGGAAGCAGAGGTTAAGTATGTAATGTGTACATATGGCTGCCCTCTTATTATTCCAACTGTATACAGGGAGATGGCTTTAAAATCATTGAAACATATTAGTAAGATTTATTCATCTGTATATACCATACACAGTGTTTCCTTTATTATAGAGGAACttgtggaagagagagagagagataatcaGGATATCCGACATGGTGTTGTAGTCCAGGCAAGTAGTCTTACTTCTCCTTATGCTTCCTGATGAAGTCCTGGATGTGACGAAATGCGTAGAGGTGGGACTTTTGGCATTTGGGGCACACGATGGCTCCAGAGCGGTGCAGAGCAGCGGCACTTCCAACAGAGAGCATTGGCAGGTCATTctgtgtgcctgggggggggggcacttaatTATGTGAGTGCACTACATTTTATTTGTTCTAGCATTTTGCACAATAaaaatacactcaccagccactttattaggtacacctgttcaatggcttggtaacacaaattgctaatcagccaatcacatggcagcaactcaatgcatttaggcatttagacgtggtgaagacgacttgctgaagttcaaactgagcatcagaatggggaagaaaggggatttaagcaaTTCTGAACGTGGCGTGGTTGCTGGTGCCAGACGGgccaaaactgctgatctactgggattttcacacacaaccatctctcgggtttacagagaatgttgggaaaaagagaaaatatccagtgagcggcagtcgtgtggaggaaaatgccttgttgatgttagaggagaatgggcagactggttccagatagaaaggcaacagtaactcaaataaccactcgttacacccaaggtatacagaataccacCTCTGATTGTGCAAcaaattgaaccttgaagcagatggactacagcaacagaggaccacaccgggtgccaatcctgttagctaagaacaggaaaccgaggctacaatttggacaagctcaccaaaattggacaataaaagattggaaaaaaacgttgcctggtctaatgagtttaaatttcagctgtgacattcagatggtggggttagaatttggcataaacaacatgaaagtatggatccatcctgccttgtatcactggttcaggctggtggtggtggtttcatggtgtgggggatattttcctggcacacgttgggtcccttagtaccaattgagcattgtttaaacaccacggcctacctgagtattgttgctgaccatgtccatccctttatggctacagtgtccccatcttctgatggctccttccagcaggataatgcaccatgtcacaaagctccaatcatctcaccactggacaaatgaggtccctgtactccaatggcctccacactcaccacatctcatccaatagagattAGAATAGAAATTACAATACCCATAATCTAATAAATTATTAGTTATTATTCCAGATTTTTGAATTCTCTGGTTTTCCGatctccgaatttttgaatttccgaatttccgaatgctCTGAAAaacagccaaatctgaaaggaaattccaatacctataatttaatagttaggtatTCTTTAGAATGTTtggattttctttccttttttcgaattgcgatcataacgaatgacccaaaaaacgaaaaaaagaaaaagaaaaaaattaacaaatttttcggtagtgcacatgtctattctccAGGGTCTCCTCTTTCAGAAAATAAATACTTATTAGGGGATTTACATTTATTTCTAGAAATGCAGATTCTAACGGGTGCAAAAAATGAAACCATTGCCCTGCATGCATATGGATAAAGCTCAAGTCTGGGGCAGCCAAGGGAAGAAAACAACCACTTTCTGTAGGGTTCAGGTTTTCATCATATCACTCACTCACAGCTGAGACCCCCCTCTATTTGTACGAGAAAAACAAACCCACAAATACCAGCACACAGACATCTTTATGGAATCAATGGCAAAGGATTTattacatttaaataaaatggACATATAAAATAATGACATATAGAGGAGTAGATAAATCTCACCAGGGAATGGCTGGGAAAATCTCAGAAGTGATAATAAGGACAATAAAGGTGAAACCAGGACTGAGAATGGAAACAGAacaaaaaagatcaaaaaaatgaaagaaatggaTCCGGCGTATACTGCCAGCATACACAGCGAGGTCGGGGATCCCCATGCTGTACACCCCCGGACGAAGTATATAGGGAAGGCGAGGCTGACACAATTTAGGAACTCCTCCCCTTTGTCAGGAACTCCTCCCCTTCATGGGGGAAGTCTGGCACCATCTAACCATATAGGCAGATTAAATTTCACTTTTAACGTGCCTCTAAAGCCAAAATCTATTCTttgtggatagagtagggaattgtTATAATCACTGGCAGATTCAATTGTTTATTTCCTATTGGGGagattcttttcacttcctgtcctagagacccAATAGTAAAGAAATGCAAAATTTCCCCAAAGTGAAGACAAAGAAGGTAACCCCTTGTATCTTGTTTTTCATTGAccactgtaaaattttggatatcCCATTACATTTTGTCCCTCTATCAATGATCACCAGAAtagaatagagagggtgaattccCCAGGCAGTGGCAGAACTAacagggtcgcaaaggttgcacttgcaaccgggccctggtgttcaTCCACCGTGTGGGGGTCCCAAGAAGGCAGGAAGGGGGCCTTCTGCAGAAAATGTGAAAGGGTCCTACTGCGGGACATTAATAAAGGGCACCACAACTGGAGTAAAGGACCCCGggctcagaggaaagggccccAGGCTAAGAGGAAAGggcaatgtagaaaaaatgatccgcactccggttgttgctcttaatgGGTTATGACTAagaccttataggctgaaacgcgtcaactgacttaatctgcgtttgttcactgtggctattcaataaattgaagaaattttaagagcaacaactggagtgcgtatcattttttctacattattctacggtgtatgggtagtagcactgacttttctgtttatacttcaTAGGAAAGGGCCCCAGGCTCAAAGGAAAGGGCCCCGGGCTCAGAGGAAAGGGCCCATGGGCTCAGAGGAAAGGGCCCATGGGCTCAGAGGAAAGGGCCATGGGCTCAGAGGAAAGGGCCATGggctcagaggaaagggccccGGGCTCAGGGGGAAGGGCCCCAGGACTGATGAAAAGGGAATCTTTCATGGTTTTTGCATCGGGCCCTAAAAGTTCTAGTGATGCCTCTGCTCCCAAGGTTCTACCACTTCCACACTCTATCCTCAATTCATATCGTTTTAGATACACCTAAATCTTGGCTTACAGACATGTTTCACAGTAACAGAGGAAAGGGCCCACGGGCTCAGAGGAAAGGGCCCACGGGCTCAGAGGAAAAGGCCCACGGGCTCAGAGGAAAAGGCCCACGGGCTCAGGGGGAAGGGCCCCAGGACTAATGAAAAGGGGGAtctttcatggtttcttgcatcgggccctaaaagttctagttacgcctctgctcccAAGGTTCTATCACTTCCACACTCTATCCGCAACTCATATCGTTTTAGATACACCTAAATCCTGGCCTACAGACATGTTTCACAGTAACAGAGGGAAGGCCcctgggctcagagggaagggccccgagctcagagggaagggccccgagACTGATGGAAAAGGGGACCTTTCACGGCTTCTTGCATCAGGgctaaaggttctagttacgcctcagCTCCCACGGTTCTATCACTTCCACACTCTATCCACAATCGTTTTATGGCTTGTTGCATCAGGGCTAAAGGTTCTAGTTAAGCCTCTGCTCCAAGGGTTCTATCTCTTCCACGCTCTATCCACAACTCATATCGTTTTAGAAACACATAAATCCTGGCCTACAAACATGTTTCACAGTAGCACAAAACAAGCAGCAATCATTTATTGTCTACAGTGATAAAAGTTTTAGAAAACTTCAAATGgttccaaaatacatttttataattgaTTTCTCATGctcattccttcttttttttttgtaaaaataaccttAATAGTGCTAAATAAATACTCCAAGAGCAGGCAGTCCTCTATTCGTCTTCATCTTGGCATATTATTCTTTGATTTGATATTCAAAAGTCAGGATGGAGAAGTTTGAAAATCTTCCAAACAGTGATGGGAAGACCTTGTCGTCGGTCTTCTGAAATCCCATTGTTTCGTATAATTTGTGAGCAGCAAGTTGTACCATAGAGGTCTCCAGTGTCACCTTTTGGTACCCCCGTTGGCGAGCAAAGTCAATGACCTTTACGCACAGGGCTTTGGCAATGCCTTTGTGCCTCTGGTCTTTGGCCACCGACAGACGCTTGAGCAGCATCACTTCACTAGAACGAGGGGCTGACTGGGCGCCGACCATCCCAACAACTCGGCCGTCGGACTCTGCCACCCAGAAGCAGGAGTTGTTGCTGGCCATGTAAGACTCCTCAATGTCCAGCAAGTCCTCTCGTTGACACTGGTTTATGTACTGGTGGAACTCTTTGGTCAGTAGACGGCGACCGCCCATGAACACAACAGCCAGGCTGATGAGAGAGAGCAAGTAGGACTTGGAGACTAAAAGGAGGCTGATGAAGGAGATGAAGAGGATAAACTGGGACCGGGGGAGCTTCAACAAGTGGGCACAGGTGGCCGGAAAGTGCTCCAGCATCCCCTCGGCAAACAACATCCGGACCACATTGTAGTCTTTGTTCTTATACACTCGGATTGTGAATTCGGCCATGGCCCCTCAACGCCCAACACAGCTGATCCTGCAGAGAGATAAAAATTATACAATTAGAAGAATATCGTACCATTAAAAAAAGTTTACCTGCATATTTACATACTGACTTTTGAATATCAAATCAAAGAATAATATGCCGACTTTATATCAAAGTTAAAACTTGCGGagtaaaaattatttttgtgtacttctttctttaaattttttttctaaaaaaggaaaagaaaaaaagaatataaagcactaatttttttcacctttttgttgcTTGTCATACAAGATTatttaattgggtttaagtcctaaaattaaataaataagtaaaaaaaattaatcttGAACACGTATGCATACTGTATTAGAAATTCtaactttaggcttggttcacactactgcgatgtgACTTACATTGCGATTATGTGGTGCAACTTTGACATGACTTTGCATATTCTATGAGGCCAAGTCGCACTGtaaatcacaccaaagtagcacaggaaccttttccaaaatcgcacAGTTCTGAGTCGCATTTGAGTAAATGGGCACCattaaaaacaatgtgatttccattgccaTGCGACTCTGAGGCTCTAGTCACATTAGAAGTCACACTAGTGTCAACTAGGCCTTACTCTGCTAACCCTGATCTACCACCAGGGTCCACAATTTCAAAAAATGGATTGAGCATCGAGATGGCCATTTTCAGAAGGGGGTCAGCAAGGACAGGTTTGGTCCAATTTGGAACAAACCAACAAGGAAGAGGTCACTTCAGCCCATTACCGCCCAATCAAATGTGGCCAGGGTATTCCCCTTCCCGTAGCTGCACATGCACAAGAATGGGGATGCTTGTGAAATCATTGACCTGATATGGCCACATGGCTATcttaggtcaatgtcattgactGGGGATGACAGCTTCCTTTCTGATTCGGAGCAAACCCAACATTATCGATGTATCTCTCAGTACAGGATTCTCCCCTTCCTTCCCCGGAGACCCACCCCCATCAGgtattttttttacaatcatttttttttcagatcttctggATGGTCAGGTAACAGGTAGAcatcaatggcgtccctgggggggggggggggcagaggggaccctgacccccccaacattatgctgtgccctgccaccatgtccccccccccaattaacaaaaaaaaaatttttttttacaaaaaggctaagagggagagcgtccccagtcagctcctgcgggtgattcctcccccctccctctgctcgctgacactgcataatgcgagcgctcacatgaccatggccgcccgatctgctccttcccctgcatcctcattggcagggagaagagcgagttgcaggaaggactccaccaggactctcagttactgaaaaaatagactgatttctcccgtccttaggacaggaggaccagcctgtaaattccaagagatgccagaccagagcggTCAATAgcaggggcacagtggcagaacaccagggcccggtggcaagacaacctttgcaaccctgatagttctcccactgctttggacccttatattttcttggtatgctggtgacataagTGTAAATATGATgtaaaggtctttttgaccccggatctcacaTATACTGTAataggtcctgtcatacttttttctattacaagggatgtttacatttcttgtaatgggaataaaagtgaccaaaaattatttttagaaaacttgctgttgggcagatttaaaaacacaaaacgcaaatcgcggcaaaaaaattgcagtaaaaatgcaccatattcttttctgcagcttttccattgaaatctattgaaccaaaaaaaaacaaaaaaaaacaaaacaccttttCGCACttgaaaaagtccctgaccctttccaaaaacgcattaatatgtga
This window of the Aquarana catesbeiana isolate 2022-GZ linkage group LG01, ASM4218655v1, whole genome shotgun sequence genome carries:
- the LOC141130342 gene encoding probable N-acetyltransferase camello, which codes for MAEFTIRVYKNKDYNVVRMLFAEGMLEHFPATCAHLLKLPRSQFILFISFISLLLVSKSYLLSLISLAVVFMGGRRLLTKEFHQYINQCQREDLLDIEESYMASNNSCFWVAESDGRVVGMVGAQSAPRSSEVMLLKRLSVAKDQRHKGIAKALCVKVIDFARQRGYQKVTLETSMVQLAAHKLYETMGFQKTDDKVFPSLFGRFSNFSILTFEYQIKE